One region of Streptomyces davaonensis JCM 4913 genomic DNA includes:
- a CDS encoding helix-turn-helix transcriptional regulator, translating into MTGADSVQALVPGAAATGTAAQLIGRDSELALLRQCVVPQEDDAGQAVLLVAEAGVGKTALLDATATQAAQAGRRILRVRGTRGEADLAFAGLHQLLWPVLSRAESLAPRQRHALQAAFGLQDDAQPHVPDRLLLGLATLTLLSDLAAEKPLLIVVDDAHWVDSGSLDVLSFLARRLEGESISVLAACRTEAAPELLSHAMQAIAVGPLDETAAHALLDAQPTAPTGRHRTRIVQCANGNPLALVELARCTDPDQLTTAPLPISRRLEDLYAAQLTALPSATRTVLLLAAAADAPDLSMVLGIVPEAADPATWQHAEHADLIRISGRSITFRHPLIRSAVYQAASQPERRQAHLHLAEALSHDFDRRAWHLAAAAFGPDDDAAAALDKTAERAISRGATESAATALEQAASLSGTPLQQAQRLMKAAGVLAVDDHVERAGELAARAAHITADDGLRRQAEMLRGWVLSAGLRQSEAFTHLMATARSLARADPEAALQALAVGAAVANHAGVDAHRQQVDEALNRMLFADGLPRLWVSTAVNPLTRRPEALAAVREALAPRPPDSPPHSPREQIWLSGMAWLLDETSAAIHFGRACDPLAHDRPEFRNRQMALTYGWACLEHGWWTHTRAVIDEANAAAATRPFGRAEVYVMTLEANLCALQGDTDRAHHLTGQVFDLVDAEPVRQIRARTHWATGLAHAATDDHEAAFAALRRMFHPDATPLHFHASPYAIADLAEAAVRSGHTEGARPLLTHLLESLPAERSARLNGRLLHAQALLDDSGRADDLFCAALTDDQLAPWPFEHAQTTLAHGQWLRRNGRINDARAPLNHALETFQRLGAAPWAARAAAELRASGVTLHAPASDALNDLSAQQQQIVRLAAEGMTNREIGERLFLSPRTVGHHLYRVFPKLGITSRHQLRDLIGGDGPGR; encoded by the coding sequence GTGACGGGGGCGGACTCGGTCCAGGCGTTGGTGCCGGGCGCTGCTGCGACGGGCACAGCGGCGCAATTGATCGGCCGGGACAGCGAGCTGGCTCTGCTCAGGCAGTGTGTTGTGCCGCAGGAGGACGACGCTGGGCAGGCGGTCCTGCTGGTGGCTGAGGCGGGTGTCGGCAAGACCGCGCTGTTGGATGCGACGGCCACGCAGGCCGCGCAGGCCGGTAGGCGGATTCTGCGGGTGCGCGGTACCCGAGGGGAAGCCGACCTCGCCTTCGCCGGCCTGCACCAGCTGCTGTGGCCTGTCCTGTCCCGCGCCGAGTCGTTGGCGCCCCGGCAAAGGCATGCGCTTCAGGCGGCGTTCGGGCTCCAGGACGACGCCCAGCCTCACGTGCCTGACCGGCTGCTGCTGGGCCTGGCGACCCTGACCTTGCTGTCGGACCTCGCCGCGGAGAAGCCGCTGCTGATCGTGGTCGATGACGCCCACTGGGTCGACTCCGGATCCTTGGACGTCCTGTCCTTTCTGGCCCGTCGGCTGGAAGGTGAATCCATCAGCGTCCTTGCCGCCTGCCGCACCGAGGCCGCCCCCGAACTCTTGAGCCATGCCATGCAGGCCATCGCTGTGGGCCCGCTGGACGAGACGGCCGCCCACGCGCTGCTGGACGCCCAGCCCACAGCCCCCACCGGGCGCCATCGCACCCGCATCGTGCAGTGCGCGAACGGGAACCCGCTGGCCCTCGTGGAACTGGCCCGCTGCACCGACCCCGACCAGCTCACCACAGCGCCGCTGCCCATCAGCCGCCGCCTGGAAGACCTGTACGCCGCTCAGCTCACCGCGCTGCCTTCCGCAACCCGTACGGTCCTGCTGCTCGCGGCAGCTGCCGACGCCCCGGACCTCTCCATGGTCCTGGGCATCGTCCCCGAGGCCGCCGACCCGGCGACCTGGCAGCATGCCGAGCATGCCGACTTGATCCGTATCAGCGGCCGCTCCATCACCTTCCGCCACCCGTTGATCCGCTCGGCCGTCTATCAGGCGGCGAGTCAGCCCGAGCGCCGACAGGCGCACCTGCACTTGGCCGAAGCCCTCAGCCACGACTTCGACCGCCGGGCCTGGCACCTCGCGGCGGCCGCCTTCGGTCCCGACGACGACGCGGCAGCCGCCCTGGACAAGACGGCCGAGCGTGCAATCAGCCGGGGTGCCACCGAATCGGCGGCAACCGCACTCGAGCAGGCGGCGTCCCTCAGCGGCACTCCGCTTCAGCAGGCGCAGCGGCTGATGAAAGCCGCGGGCGTCCTCGCTGTCGACGACCACGTCGAACGCGCTGGCGAACTCGCAGCCCGTGCTGCCCACATCACCGCCGACGACGGACTGCGACGGCAAGCCGAGATGCTGCGCGGCTGGGTACTGTCGGCCGGCCTGCGCCAGAGCGAAGCCTTCACCCACTTGATGGCCACCGCCCGATCTCTCGCCAGGGCCGACCCCGAGGCGGCCCTGCAAGCACTCGCTGTCGGTGCGGCCGTCGCCAACCACGCCGGCGTCGATGCGCACCGTCAGCAGGTCGACGAGGCGCTGAACCGTATGCTCTTTGCCGACGGGTTACCACGCTTGTGGGTGTCCACTGCGGTCAACCCGCTCACTCGCCGCCCCGAGGCACTGGCTGCGGTTCGAGAAGCTCTCGCGCCTCGCCCGCCTGACAGCCCTCCGCACAGTCCCCGAGAACAGATCTGGCTGTCCGGGATGGCCTGGCTCCTCGACGAGACGTCAGCCGCAATCCACTTCGGCCGCGCCTGCGACCCGCTGGCCCACGACCGGCCCGAGTTCCGTAACCGGCAGATGGCCCTCACCTACGGCTGGGCCTGCCTCGAACACGGTTGGTGGACTCACACCCGCGCCGTCATCGACGAAGCCAACGCCGCGGCGGCCACCCGGCCTTTCGGCCGTGCCGAGGTCTACGTGATGACCCTGGAAGCCAACCTGTGCGCACTACAGGGCGACACCGACCGAGCCCACCATCTCACCGGACAGGTCTTCGACCTCGTCGACGCCGAGCCGGTGCGCCAGATCCGGGCCCGCACCCACTGGGCCACCGGCCTCGCCCATGCCGCGACCGACGACCACGAGGCGGCGTTCGCGGCGCTGCGCCGCATGTTCCACCCGGACGCCACCCCCTTGCACTTCCACGCCTCCCCGTACGCCATCGCCGACCTCGCTGAAGCGGCCGTCCGCAGCGGACACACCGAAGGAGCCCGCCCCCTGCTCACCCACCTCCTTGAGAGCCTTCCCGCCGAGCGTTCCGCGCGGCTCAATGGCCGCCTCCTGCACGCCCAGGCCCTCCTCGACGACTCCGGCCGCGCAGATGATCTCTTCTGCGCCGCCCTGACCGACGACCAACTCGCACCCTGGCCCTTCGAGCACGCGCAAACCACCCTCGCGCACGGCCAGTGGCTGCGCCGCAACGGCCGCATCAACGACGCCCGCGCACCCCTCAACCACGCCCTGGAAACCTTCCAACGCCTGGGAGCAGCCCCCTGGGCGGCACGCGCTGCCGCCGAGCTGCGTGCGTCCGGCGTCACCCTCCACGCCCCGGCTTCGGACGCACTCAACGACCTGTCCGCGCAGCAGCAACAGATCGTCCGCCTCGCCGCCGAGGGCATGACCAACCGCGAGATCGGCGAACGCCTCTTCCTCTCGCCACGCACGGTCGGCCACCACTTGTACCGGGTGTTCCCCAAACTCGGCATCACCTCCCGCCACCAGCTGCGCGACCTCATCGGTGGCGACGGGCCTGGTCGCTGA
- a CDS encoding helix-turn-helix domain-containing protein, which produces MGELADEMPLLDLRVGRNEDCPVRRRNARYERFGHILVVTEPDGPPFLARRTWRHVAEDPADSLQLAFLDAGRSRLEQNGEETFLEEGDFTLIDTSRPFTAESPDQFAARVFMFPKAALGLPEMDLSQLTGTPLRQNHALSAFLVPFLTRLSRQGSRLHPHTRDKLVGEVTDILTTLVGEALSQMPENDAARHTFVLRVKAFIEANLNRPDLSPEVIAAAHHVSVRYLHKVFAGEDLSVSKFILRARLERCRRELARHTSREVSVRDMAHTWGFVSASHFGRVFRQAYGMTPRDWQLAAQARRR; this is translated from the coding sequence ATGGGCGAACTGGCGGACGAGATGCCGCTCCTGGATCTGCGCGTCGGCCGGAACGAAGACTGCCCGGTGCGTCGGCGCAATGCTCGCTACGAGCGATTCGGTCACATCCTCGTGGTGACCGAACCCGACGGTCCGCCCTTCCTGGCCCGCCGCACCTGGCGCCATGTGGCCGAAGATCCGGCCGATTCCTTGCAGTTGGCCTTCCTCGACGCCGGTCGCAGCAGGCTGGAGCAAAACGGCGAAGAGACCTTTCTCGAGGAAGGCGACTTCACCCTGATCGACACCTCGCGCCCTTTCACCGCCGAGTCCCCTGATCAGTTCGCCGCCCGTGTGTTCATGTTCCCCAAAGCCGCCCTGGGCCTGCCGGAGATGGACCTGTCGCAGCTGACCGGCACCCCGCTGCGCCAGAACCACGCCCTGTCGGCGTTCCTCGTCCCGTTCCTGACCCGCCTGTCCCGGCAAGGCTCCCGGCTGCACCCACACACCCGCGACAAACTCGTCGGTGAGGTCACGGACATCCTGACGACACTGGTCGGCGAGGCCCTGTCGCAGATGCCCGAGAACGACGCCGCCCGCCATACGTTCGTGCTGCGGGTGAAGGCGTTCATCGAGGCCAACCTGAACCGGCCCGATCTCTCACCTGAGGTCATCGCCGCCGCCCACCACGTGTCCGTCCGCTATCTCCACAAGGTGTTCGCCGGTGAGGACCTCTCTGTGTCCAAGTTCATCCTCCGGGCCCGCCTGGAACGCTGCCGCCGGGAACTGGCCCGCCACACCTCCCGCGAGGTCAGTGTCCGCGACATGGCCCACACCTGGGGGTTCGTCAGCGCCTCGCACTTCGGGCGGGTCTTCCGCCAGGCTTACGGCATGACCCCCCGCGACTGGCAGCTGGCAGCACAAGCGAGACGCCGATGA
- a CDS encoding alpha/beta hydrolase produces the protein MNANPLGIPLEPEAQAFCEAGEVIPYLYTVPPSEKRRMLDELQARPTPRPDVEEEWVLVGDVPVRMVRPPGADGPLPTLLFVHGGGWVMGNASTHDRLVRELAVGAHIAVAFPEYTLSPEARFPTALEECWAVAEWLAGRATAEAPLAVGGDQMGATIACGLALLAIRRGGVDFAHQLLFYPATDTAFDTDSYQQFAVGYALRAQGYRDFWDQYCPDPDTRRDPVAAPLRTSPDELALLPPATVITAEADCLRDEGEAYAGALRTAGVPVLSVRYHGVTNGFVMLDAMRTTHAADAAINQAAAVLRTNLHPGATAKRAPTL, from the coding sequence ATGAACGCCAACCCGCTCGGCATCCCGCTGGAACCCGAGGCCCAGGCCTTCTGCGAGGCAGGAGAAGTCATCCCCTACCTCTACACCGTGCCGCCCTCGGAAAAGCGCCGCATGCTCGACGAGTTGCAGGCCCGCCCCACCCCGCGGCCCGACGTGGAAGAAGAATGGGTCCTGGTCGGCGACGTCCCGGTACGCATGGTGCGGCCGCCCGGCGCCGACGGCCCGCTGCCCACGCTGCTGTTCGTCCACGGTGGCGGCTGGGTGATGGGCAACGCCTCCACCCATGACCGCCTGGTGCGGGAACTCGCGGTCGGCGCCCACATCGCTGTCGCGTTCCCCGAGTACACGCTCTCTCCCGAGGCCCGCTTTCCCACCGCCCTGGAGGAGTGCTGGGCCGTTGCCGAGTGGCTCGCCGGCCGGGCGACCGCGGAGGCACCTCTGGCCGTCGGCGGGGACCAGATGGGCGCCACGATCGCCTGCGGCCTCGCGCTGCTCGCCATCCGCCGCGGCGGCGTGGATTTCGCTCACCAACTGCTGTTCTACCCCGCCACGGACACCGCCTTCGACACCGACTCCTACCAGCAGTTCGCTGTCGGCTACGCCCTGCGCGCCCAGGGCTACCGGGACTTCTGGGACCAGTACTGCCCCGACCCGGACACCCGCCGCGACCCCGTCGCCGCGCCGCTGCGCACCAGCCCGGACGAACTGGCCCTCCTGCCACCGGCCACCGTCATCACCGCCGAGGCCGACTGCCTGCGCGACGAGGGCGAGGCCTACGCGGGCGCGCTGCGAACAGCCGGTGTGCCAGTGCTGTCGGTGCGCTACCACGGCGTCACCAACGGCTTCGTCATGCTCGACGCAATGCGCACCACCCACGCCGCTGACGCCGCCATCAACCAGGCCGCTGCGGTCTTGCGCACCAACCTGCACCCCGGCGCCACCGCCAAGCGCGCACCAACACTGTGA
- a CDS encoding helix-turn-helix domain-containing protein → MPQGDARRLPPRAYCTRGAWPEAVMEEHHGARVAQALAVRLRAAIGTKGWSVAELSRRSGVARYTIAKALAGEAWPDLLTIASLEKALEVDLWPGREV, encoded by the coding sequence ATGCCTCAAGGAGATGCCCGCCGCCTGCCGCCGCGTGCTTACTGCACCCGCGGTGCGTGGCCTGAGGCCGTCATGGAGGAGCATCACGGGGCGCGCGTCGCCCAAGCGCTCGCTGTCCGACTCCGTGCGGCGATCGGCACGAAGGGATGGTCGGTGGCCGAGCTGTCCCGGCGCAGCGGAGTCGCCCGCTACACGATCGCCAAGGCTCTGGCCGGTGAGGCCTGGCCTGATCTGCTCACCATCGCCAGTCTGGAAAAGGCCCTGGAAGTGGACCTGTGGCCGGGGCGAGAAGTGTGA
- a CDS encoding FhaA domain-containing protein produces the protein MGVLKKFEQRLEGLVNGTFAKVFKSEVQPVEIAGALQRECDNNATIWNRDRTVVPNDFIVELSAPDFERLSPYSGQLGDELAGMVRDYAKQQRYSFMGPIKVHLEKAEDLDTGLYRVRSRTLAGSTDQQLGGGPQGPPAAGRPGGYGYPPAAPPAPAGAPPMPSAPPPGGARPGGYGYPQPAGGQRPTAPAAGGRTRYWIEINGTRHQISRATLVLGRSTEADVRIDDPGVSRRHCEIRTGTPSTIQDLGSTNGIVVDGQHTTRATLRDGSRIVVGSTTVIYRQAEG, from the coding sequence ATGGGAGTCCTGAAGAAGTTCGAGCAGCGTCTCGAAGGTCTGGTCAACGGCACCTTCGCCAAGGTGTTCAAGTCCGAGGTCCAGCCCGTGGAGATCGCGGGCGCGCTCCAGCGCGAGTGCGACAACAACGCGACCATCTGGAACCGCGACCGCACGGTCGTCCCCAATGACTTCATCGTGGAGCTCAGCGCCCCCGACTTCGAGCGGCTGAGCCCCTACTCCGGCCAGCTCGGCGACGAGCTCGCCGGAATGGTCCGCGACTACGCCAAGCAGCAGCGCTACAGCTTCATGGGCCCCATCAAGGTCCACCTGGAGAAGGCCGAGGACCTCGACACCGGCCTGTACCGCGTGCGCAGCCGCACCCTGGCCGGCTCCACCGACCAACAGCTCGGCGGCGGCCCCCAGGGCCCCCCGGCGGCCGGACGGCCCGGTGGCTACGGCTACCCGCCCGCCGCCCCGCCCGCGCCCGCGGGAGCCCCGCCCATGCCGAGCGCACCGCCCCCCGGCGGCGCCCGCCCCGGCGGCTACGGCTACCCGCAGCCCGCGGGCGGCCAGCGCCCCACGGCGCCCGCGGCCGGCGGCCGCACCCGCTACTGGATCGAGATCAACGGCACCCGCCATCAGATCTCCCGCGCGACGCTCGTGCTGGGTCGCAGCACCGAGGCCGACGTGCGGATCGACGACCCCGGCGTCTCGCGCCGGCACTGTGAGATCCGGACCGGAACGCCCTCGACGATCCAGGATCTCGGGTCCACCAACGGCATCGTGGTGGACGGGCAGCACACCACCCGCGCTACGCTCCGCGACGGCTCGCGGATCGTCGTGGGCAGCACCACCGTTATCTATAGGCAAGCCGAAGGGTGA
- a CDS encoding FHA domain-containing protein FhaB/FipA, translating into MSELTLTVMRLGFLAVLWLFVIVAVQVIRSDLFGTRVTQRGARREANRPQQAARQSAPPQQRQQAAGGGRQRRNAPTKLVVSEGILTGTTVALQGQTITLGRAHDSTIVLDDDYASSRHARIYPDRDGQWIVEDLNSTNGTYLDRTRLTTPTPIPLGAPIRIGKTVIELRK; encoded by the coding sequence ATGTCAGAGCTGACCCTCACGGTCATGCGGCTGGGTTTCCTGGCCGTCCTGTGGCTGTTCGTGATCGTGGCCGTGCAGGTCATCCGCAGCGACCTGTTCGGTACGCGCGTCACCCAGCGCGGAGCGCGCCGGGAAGCGAACCGGCCGCAGCAGGCGGCCCGGCAGAGCGCGCCCCCACAGCAGCGCCAGCAGGCCGCTGGGGGTGGCCGCCAGCGCCGTAACGCCCCCACCAAGCTCGTGGTGTCCGAGGGGATCCTCACCGGCACCACGGTCGCGCTCCAGGGCCAGACCATCACGCTGGGCCGGGCGCACGACAGCACGATCGTGCTGGACGACGACTACGCCTCCAGCCGGCATGCCAGGATCTACCCGGACCGCGACGGCCAGTGGATCGTCGAGGACCTGAATTCCACCAACGGCACGTACCTCGACCGAACGCGGCTGACGACCCCCACACCGATTCCGCTGGGCGCGCCGATCCGTATCGGCAAGACCGTCATCGAGCTGCGGAAGTAG
- a CDS encoding Stp1/IreP family PP2C-type Ser/Thr phosphatase, translating into MYPEPTGEVRMSLSLRFAAGSHKGMIREGNEDSGYAGPRLLAIADGMGGAAAGEVASSEAISTIVALDDDIPGSDILTSLGTAVQRANDQLRSMVEDDPQLEGMGTTLTALLWTGQRLGLVHVGDSRAYLLRDGVLTQITQDHTWVQRLVDEGRITEEEATTHPQRSLLMRALGSGDHVEPDLSIREVRAGDRYLICSDGLSGVVSHQTLEDTLASYQGPQDTVQDLIQLALRGGGPDNITVIVADVLDLDTGDTLAGQISDQPVIVGAVAENQLQLHDNGIMQTPAGRASGLGRQVPGQGGGGGEFGPPGSGDVTGYIDTSGFGPYSDDDLVKPRKRKWLKRSLYSALALAVIGGGLYGGWKWTQTQYYVGANGEHVALYRGISQDLAWVSLSEVEKDHPEIELKYLPPYQQELVEATIAEGGLKSAQAKIDELALQASACKKQSERQAAESEQNSKTGEGEAGGTTGTTRTSLTSKASPTPNPSEKPSDNQSTSPSPSTTATPTPGPTLSEEEQKVVSKCGTQ; encoded by the coding sequence ATGTACCCGGAGCCGACGGGCGAGGTGCGCATGAGTCTGTCACTGCGCTTCGCCGCCGGATCGCACAAAGGCATGATCCGGGAGGGCAACGAGGACTCCGGATACGCCGGACCCCGACTGCTCGCCATCGCCGACGGCATGGGCGGCGCGGCGGCCGGCGAGGTCGCCTCCTCGGAGGCGATCTCCACGATCGTCGCCCTCGACGACGACATCCCGGGCTCGGACATCCTCACCTCGCTCGGCACTGCCGTGCAGCGCGCCAACGACCAGTTGCGCTCGATGGTCGAGGACGACCCCCAGCTCGAGGGCATGGGCACCACGCTCACCGCCCTGCTGTGGACCGGCCAGCGCCTCGGCCTGGTGCACGTCGGCGACTCGCGCGCCTATCTGCTGCGCGACGGCGTGCTGACCCAGATCACCCAGGACCACACCTGGGTGCAGCGCCTGGTCGACGAGGGCCGGATCACCGAGGAAGAGGCGACCACGCACCCGCAGCGCTCGCTGCTGATGCGCGCGCTGGGCAGCGGCGACCACGTCGAGCCCGACCTGTCGATCCGTGAAGTCCGCGCCGGCGACCGGTACCTGATCTGCTCCGACGGCCTGTCCGGCGTGGTGTCCCACCAGACCCTGGAGGACACCCTCGCCAGCTACCAGGGCCCGCAGGACACCGTCCAGGACCTCATCCAGCTCGCCCTGCGCGGCGGCGGCCCCGACAACATCACCGTGATCGTCGCGGACGTCCTCGACCTGGACACCGGCGACACCCTCGCCGGGCAGATCTCCGACCAGCCCGTCATCGTCGGCGCCGTCGCCGAGAACCAGCTCCAGCTGCACGACAACGGCATCATGCAGACCCCGGCCGGACGCGCCTCCGGGCTCGGCCGCCAGGTGCCCGGACAGGGCGGCGGGGGCGGCGAGTTCGGCCCGCCCGGCTCCGGCGACGTCACCGGCTACATCGACACCTCCGGCTTCGGCCCCTACTCCGACGACGACCTCGTCAAGCCCCGCAAGCGCAAGTGGCTGAAGAGATCCCTCTACTCCGCGCTCGCGCTGGCCGTCATCGGCGGCGGCCTGTACGGCGGCTGGAAGTGGACGCAGACCCAGTACTACGTCGGCGCCAACGGCGAGCACGTCGCCCTGTACCGGGGGATCAGTCAGGACCTGGCCTGGGTCTCGCTGTCGGAGGTGGAGAAGGACCACCCCGAGATCGAACTCAAGTACCTCCCGCCGTACCAGCAGGAGCTGGTCGAGGCGACGATCGCCGAGGGCGGGCTGAAGTCCGCGCAGGCGAAGATCGACGAACTGGCCCTCCAGGCGTCCGCGTGCAAGAAGCAGTCCGAGCGGCAGGCCGCCGAGAGCGAGCAGAACTCCAAGACCGGCGAGGGCGAGGCCGGAGGCACCACGGGAACCACCCGTACCTCCCTCACGTCCAAGGCGTCACCGACACCGAATCCGTCGGAGAAGCCTTCGGACAACCAGTCGACCTCCCCGTCCCCGTCCACGACCGCCACTCCCACTCCCGGCCCGACCCTCTCGGAGGAAGAGCAGAAGGTCGTCTCGAAGTGCGGTACGCAGTAG
- a CDS encoding FtsW/RodA/SpoVE family cell cycle protein encodes MSSTSNPSTHHTSTIGSIGAPSRRNTELALLVFAVVIPVFAYANVGLAINDEVPTGLLGYGLGLGLLAGVGHLAVRKFAPYADPLLLPIATLLNGLGLVAIWRLDQSKRLSNYAEAAPRQLLYSAMGVALLAAVLIFLKDHRVLQRYTYISMAGALFLLLLPLVPGLGANVYGAKIWIKIPGLGTLQPGEFAKIALAVFFAGYLMVKRDALALASRRFMGLYLPRGRDLGPILVVWVMSILILIFETDLGTSLLFFGMFVIMLYVATERTSWIVFGLLMSAVGAVGVASFEPHIQTRVQAWLDPMREFTLSREGVQDGIVHSEQAMQALWAFGSGGTLGTGWGQGDSDLIGFAANSDFILATFGEELGLAGVMAILLLYGLIIERGIRTSLAARDPFGKLLAVGLSGAFALQVFVVAGGVMGLIPLTGMTLPFVAYGGSSVIANWALIGILLRISDTARRPAPAPAPNPDAEMTQVVRPS; translated from the coding sequence ATGAGCAGTACTTCCAACCCCTCGACGCACCACACGTCCACGATCGGCTCCATCGGAGCGCCGAGCCGACGCAACACCGAGCTCGCGCTGCTGGTGTTCGCCGTCGTCATCCCGGTCTTCGCCTACGCCAACGTGGGCCTCGCGATCAACGACGAGGTGCCGACCGGTCTGCTCGGCTACGGCCTGGGGCTCGGCCTGCTCGCGGGCGTGGGCCACCTCGCCGTACGGAAGTTCGCCCCGTACGCGGACCCGCTGCTGCTGCCGATCGCCACGCTGCTGAACGGCCTCGGTCTCGTCGCCATCTGGCGGCTCGACCAGTCCAAGCGGCTCAGCAACTACGCCGAGGCCGCACCGCGTCAGCTGCTGTACTCGGCGATGGGTGTGGCCCTGCTGGCGGCCGTTCTGATCTTCCTCAAGGACCACCGCGTCCTTCAGCGCTACACCTACATCTCCATGGCGGGCGCGCTGTTCCTGCTGCTCCTGCCGCTCGTGCCCGGGCTCGGCGCCAACGTCTACGGCGCCAAGATCTGGATCAAGATCCCCGGCCTCGGCACCCTCCAGCCCGGCGAGTTCGCGAAGATCGCCCTCGCGGTGTTCTTCGCCGGCTACCTCATGGTCAAGAGAGACGCCCTGGCCCTGGCCAGCCGCCGCTTCATGGGCCTATACCTGCCGCGCGGCCGTGACCTCGGGCCGATCCTCGTGGTCTGGGTGATGTCGATCCTCATCCTGATCTTCGAGACCGACCTCGGAACGTCCCTGCTGTTCTTCGGAATGTTCGTCATCATGCTGTACGTCGCCACCGAGCGGACCAGCTGGATCGTCTTCGGTCTGCTGATGTCCGCGGTCGGCGCCGTCGGTGTGGCGAGCTTCGAACCGCACATCCAGACCCGTGTGCAGGCCTGGCTCGACCCGATGCGCGAGTTCACCCTCAGCCGCGAGGGCGTCCAGGACGGCATCGTCCACTCCGAGCAGGCCATGCAGGCCCTGTGGGCCTTCGGCTCCGGCGGCACCCTCGGCACCGGCTGGGGCCAGGGCGACTCCGACCTCATCGGCTTCGCCGCCAACTCCGACTTCATCCTCGCCACCTTCGGCGAAGAGCTGGGCCTGGCCGGCGTCATGGCGATCCTGCTGCTCTACGGCCTGATCATCGAGCGCGGCATCCGCACCTCGCTGGCGGCCCGCGACCCGTTCGGCAAACTGCTGGCCGTCGGCCTGTCCGGCGCATTCGCCCTCCAGGTCTTCGTCGTCGCCGGCGGTGTCATGGGCCTCATCCCGCTGACCGGCATGACGCTGCCGTTCGTGGCCTACGGCGGTTCGTCCGTCATCGCCAACTGGGCCCTGATCGGCATCCTGTTGCGCATCAGCGACACCGCGCGCCGCCCGGCGCCCGCTCCCGCCCCGAACCCCGACGCCGAGATGACCCAGGTGGTCCGCCCGTCATGA